AAATCAGTCAATCTTAGACCAAAATCCCTTTAAATTCTTGAATCAATTGCAACTAAGTAAGTAAATCTTGGCTTAGCTATCAAAATTAatctttattatattaaaataatgatttttttataattaatagtGTTATATGCGTGCCCTGTTCACATACAATCCCTCGGAGGATTCTCTACTGCCATGCAGGGATATTGGTTTACCCTTTAAATCGGGCGACATTTTGCAAgtaagttttaaaatattataaaaaaaatagtataaTGTTTATATCCTTTCTCCTTATTTAAGATTATCAATGTCAAAGATCCCAACTGGTGGCAGGCCAAGAACATAACCGCCGAATCGGATAAAATTGGTCTAATACCTTCCCAGGAACTTGAGGAGAGGCGCAAAGCTTTTGTGGCACCGGAAGCCGATTATGTCCACAAAATTGGAATCTGTGGAACCAGGGTGAGTCCTTAATCCTTAACTCTTTTTTATGACTTAAACAAATCCCATTTCAGATCTCAAAGAGAAAACGCAAGACCATGTACCGATCGGTGGCCAATTGCGAGTTCGACAAGGCGGAGCTATTGCTCTACGAGGAGGTCACCAGAATGCCACCTTTCCGCAGGAAAACTCTGGTTCTCATTGGTGTTTCCGGTGTGGGAAGGAGGACCCTTAAAACGCGCTTAATTAACAGCGATGTGGACAAGTTTGGAGCCGTTATTCCACGTAAGTTACTGTACCATccttttattgcattttatcttaaaaaaatgtcttaTTTCAGATACCAGTCGCCCCAAACGCGCCTTGGAGGAGAACGGTGTAAGCTATTGGTTTATGGACCGTGAAGAAATGGAGGAGGCCGTCAAACAGAACGAATTCCTGGAGTATGGAGAACACAATGGCAACCTCTATGGCACACATTTGCAGTCCATCAAGGATGTGATTAATAGCGGACGAATGTGCATCCTCGACTGCGCTCCCAATGCCCTGAAGATCCTGCACAACAGCCAGGAATTGATGccatttgttatttttatagcAGCTCCCGGCATGGATCAGCTCAAGACCATCTACGCCGATCGCAGAGCCACTGGCTCCAATAGAAACCTCTCCGTATGTTTTAGTTAAACCCTTTAGATTAGACACTCCTTTAATCCGAGCACGTATTCCACAGTTTGATCGCCAGAGTTCCATAAGATTCAGCTCAAGACGCGCCCGTACGCTCGAGTCCCTAGCATCGCTCTATGAGGTAAAGTCCCAAGCCTAAaactttaagaaaaatatatccTAAAAGCGTAATAAAATCACGCAACTGCTTCGTGCAC
This region of Drosophila bipectinata strain 14024-0381.07 chromosome 2L, DbipHiC1v2, whole genome shotgun sequence genomic DNA includes:
- the vari gene encoding protein PALS2 isoform X2 produces the protein MPVETIKMVGLRRDPSKPLGLTVELDEYKQLVVARILAGGVIDKQSMLHVGDVILEVNGTPVRTPDELQVEVSRAKENLTLKIGPNVDEEIKNGRYTVSGGQVKQNGITGLETGKKLTCYMRALFTYNPSEDSLLPCRDIGLPFKSGDILQIINVKDPNWWQAKNITAESDKIGLIPSQELEERRKAFVAPEADYVHKIGICGTRISKRKRKTMYRSVANCEFDKAELLLYEEVTRMPPFRRKTLVLIGVSGVGRRTLKTRLINSDVDKFGAVIPHTSRPKRALEENGVSYWFMDREEMEEAVKQNEFLEYGEHNGNLYGTHLQSIKDVINSGRMCILDCAPNALKILHNSQELMPFVIFIAAPGMDQLKTIYADRRATGSNRNLSFDRQSSIRFSSRRARTLESLASLYEDDDLIATVEESSFVQRKYEKYFDMVIVNEDFDETFRQVVETLEQMSHEEQWVPVNWIY